TGGAATATCTGATGTGTTAATCAAATAACGGTCAAATTAGTCAGTTCAAATTTTCTGTTGTGtaggaataaaattgaaattacttgacattgttaggagtaaaattgcataaaTTCATAGTTATGGGTATATCTGCACTTTTCCAAAAATGATAGAAGTTCAATGTATAATAAATGtagatattaaaaatataaaagaatataTTATTGCATTAAATACGTTTTGGTGTATTTAAAAGTTCAATACATAATAAATACGAAtattgaaaatacaaaaatatatttttaagcaTTTAATGTTTATATGCAGTCCTAAgcgcatctccaatagagtgtGCCTAAAAAAATACCAAAACTTAACACAGAAtcccaaaatataatattttattgtttcttTCATCGACATCACTTTTGGCAACATTTACttaaaaaatgctccaatagaggTTGCTTAAAAAGTTGTCATTATAAtcctataaattattattttattataaatattaaaaataaaaagttaaaaattttattatttctaaaagaAGGACCACagattttatattaaaagttactccctccattctcaaataagtgtcgttttagataattgtttttgtaCTTTGTAAAGTGTCGTtttcgtttttcaataaaatttaatatagttttttggtctaagcatttaaattttgtcttaTTTCATGTGTTTTTTAGGTTTTCAAAGTTTCCTCTCCAATCATTagaggagagagaatttttatttagttaatcaatattaatttattaatttaagtgcatattaattatgtttcttaatttgtgtgaaaattctaaaacgacacttatttaAGAATGGAAggagtaataaattaaaaattagtaACTTTCATTAGCAACCACCATTGTTCCAATAGTTAACATTCTATAAAAATTGTCAAACCTAATATCAAATCAGCTGACATTCTTTTACAAATATTGGAGATGCTATGCATATGTAAAAACAGTTAAGTTTATAGTAATGGCATGATAAAAGTCAACAGCTGAATTCTagaatatcctttgtttttttcttttcaatttcaattacCGATGTACAATGTCTACTAATTTACGAAAGCATGACAGAACTTTTTATTTTCTCACTTTGACGTCAAACTTTTAATATTGACCACCAACCTCCTTTTATAACACAAATCCTTGTTATGGATAGAATGCAAAATCTGAaacatatgtttttaatttcttttgtaAGTCATATCACTAATTTAATTACTTTACTTGTTTGTCTCTTATTCACTCCTgttgaaagataaaataattttcataattttaattatagtttagaAGCCTTATTTTGAGGATTAGAGGAGTTAAGATTAATAATAAGAAGGAAGATAGGGATAGTCACTGTTGGGCTTTGACTAATAACGAGACTTATACTTGTAAATCTGCCTTTGAGGCCTTCAATCAAAATTTGGAGTTTCCTCGCCATGATATTTGGAAAAATATTTGGGCTTTAAAAGTCCcgtaccgcattaggagtttcctgtggcttggtgtcaagaataggttgcttactaatacAGATAGGAAAAGGCGGCATTTGGTGGAATCTGGGGCGTGTAGCAGATATAGAGGGCATGCGGAAAACAATTTGCCATGCTCTAAGGGACTGTTCTAAGAGTAGAGAGGCgtggaggaaagttctccctAACCAGTTGTTGTCTACTTTCTTGTCCCATCCTGAACTTGACTGGTTTACTGATGGTGTTAATGGTAAATTGTTAGCCAATCTGGAGCATGGGGATATCATCTTTGCAGTTGTTTATCACCAGATTTGGAATTGGAGGAATATGGAGATTTTTGAAGGAGAAACGGTTATTATTCCTAATTTGGTTGATTCCTTCTCCAAGAAATTCAGCACTATTATTGATTACTTCAAAGAGGACCCTTTTGCTAGATCCATCCAGAAGAAGGCGGTTCATCTCTTGGGTTGGTGTAGGCCTAGGAGAGGGATGGTGAAGTTAAACAAGGATGGCTCTTGTCTGAAGGACGGGAAAATCGCTACTGGAGGAGTCCTGAAAGATGATGGTGGTGTTTGGGTTTCCGGGTTCGCTCAGAATCTTGGGATGgattcttccttttctgctgaCCTTTGGGGGATCTTTTCTGGCCTTAGACCTGCTAAGAGTCTGGGCTTGAAGAAGTTGCTTGTGGAATCTGGTAAGCTCGAAGCTATCAAAATGATATGAGATGATaatgctattttttttaatagctAGAATTTAATCAAAGGTATCAAAAGgatttgttcttcctttgaatCCATCAATTTCAGCCATATTTTCAGAGAACAGAACCGGGTGGCGGATCGTTTAGCAGCCGAGGGCCATGAGAAGATGTTGGGAGTCACTACTTTCTCTTTTCCTCATATTTTCCTTTCCTCTCTCCTTTTGGatgatgtggtgggggttagcttccctaggctaatcctgGGATAGCctctttttggttttttatttgttttttcttttccttttcctaccaaaaaaagaagaagccCTTATTTTGATATCATTGATAATTCATTCagtcatttaaattaaaatattaaataattatttgatAACTGCTATTTATTAACCACTTCAATtattcaaatttattttattttcatagattaaaattttaatttaattttttgaattaaatattacaactaatatttttatatttagtagttgtttttaatatttttcaaacaattatattatttaataattttaacaaTTGCTATATATATTCAaggtgcccgctatggttactttgttttttacaaagtaccgttacttggtgtggttttcaccattggatgatggagcataaaattattccaatggtaaaaatgagcaccaagtaacggtattttgtaaaaaacaaagtaaccatagcggacaCCTTATATTCAATATTTAAAATTCGGTGTCTATTATtccagttttatcaaacaaaattataatatttaataatttcaacAATTGCTATATATATTCAATATTTAAAATTCGGTACctattatttcagttttatcaaacaaaatCTTAGTAAGATATATCaaggaaaataataaaaaaaaaagatttaaagATAAAAGtacgcaaaaaaaaaagttaattgattattatttttcaaatgatGATGTGATTTTTCGgataaaaaatcattaaaatctTGTTAGAGAATCCTATTTCCAGGATGTTATGTGAATGTGGATAGTTTGTAAGATTCATATGAAGCTGTATTTAGCAATCTTAAACAGTTGAACCGAACCTTAATATATTGAGCTTGGCTCAAGCTCGAAGCTCAATAATTTGAGCTAGACTTGAGCTCAAGAGACCAAATACATGTTCGGCTCAAGAACAACTTGAGAATGGCTTGATTCAAAAATGGTTTGAGAATAATATTCAATTCAAATTTATACTTCAATATATTTGTTTTAATATTCTGTTATTTAGTTCCAACATTCTAACAAAGAAATAATACTaactttaaacttaaaaataacaattaacattaTAGtttataacaaatttatatgAGATTACAAGATTAAAACGAAGAATATCTACAAATATGTCAAACactattattataaaaaaaattaaataataataaggaTTCATAACTTATCAATTTAAGCAATACAAAGTATAAGATTAAATAGGACAACAAAAACGTGAAAGAAAAACAACCTCTTATATAATGGTTATATTTGGTAAAGAGATATTTAAggtaaaattagaaatttaaacCATGTATATAAATTTGACAAGTCAAAACCTTTAATAGTAGTATTTGGcgaaaaaaaaagtttcaaaaCAGATTGACCTCAATCTCTAATTTTATAACAAGTGAGTTTGGAAGCTTTTTCAATTAAAGTattgaaatatttattttaaaagacTTATTTTATCCTTAAATACCTTTACCTAACAAAATAAACGTTGTTCTAGTGTTTTGTATCCTTTAGATTTTTTAAACTCTTTTcacataaatttatttttacatttgcATCATGCTTCTACTttgaatacttttttttttaaattattttttgaaCAAACTCATAAAAAATTTACTTGAAATAATCATGTAATTTTACATGGACTATATGATAAATTGATCATCAAACTACTTTTATGGTTTTATCAGTGAAATTTCCTAGTCAattcagctaatgtaatcatctaacagctaacagctaattcccaaacaggaccTATCACTTTTTTTCATTGAATTAGAGTTGTATTTAACACTTAGGATTATTAAAGATAAGATAATAGTCATAAAAAAGTAATgtctttattttcattttacaCAAATAACTATTAGTTACCAGCTTAATTTTACTAATCGGGTTGACACAAACAACTAGTCAAATCAACAAAACAaaaatgtaatcagctaacagctaatataAACCGCTAACAGCTAACCGTTGAACTCAACTTGCCAAATAGGACCAATAACACAATCCAAAAGCTAAGGAATGGGAATAATTATTTCTTTTGGTGATCCTCACTAATAAACTGCAAATATGAGTATATGACAATATAATGAATTAACTAGAATCAAAATTGTTCGCGAGCTACGAGCCGAACTTAAGGAAGCTTGAGCTTAGGCTTAGACTTGATTTGTTAATGTCTCAAATCGATATTGAGCTCGAACTAAGCCCTCTCATCCGAAGCTTTGATAAAAATGCGCTCGAATAATTCGTGAGCAATTTGGACTCGTTAACACCCTTAGTTATATCGACCAAGATCAAGTGCTCATTTAATTCTAGTTTGTAAAACTattgtttgctttttaattctaaacatgagataaaaaagtatttgataaaatttcaaaatGGATGCTTTTAGTAGAAAAGTCAACTAACATCTACTACTAGGAatgttcacatgcaccttaatgaccaagtgaatttggtaaTTCActagatctagacttattaaaACTAAGTCTTATGATGCTTTGAATCCCAACCTTAGAATTCTAATAAAcatagatctaacggtgaatgacacATTAAGGTGCATGTTATTAATACTGACTCTACTACATATTAACAACATCAACAACAAAAATCTAATAACAACAGCAAAAACAAATATTGAACCgtgaaccaaacatgccctaaTTAAATAAATCTTAGCCGATTGTGACACAAAGGGGCATAATAAATGTGTGAGCGCATGATAGTTGGTCAGAGCTATTGTATGTATAAATACTTATAATGTTTACAGAAGATACATCAAAGTTGTATAATTTGTCATATATTTCGAGGTTCGATTTCCTTCAATGAAATTAGAATCTTTTCCGACATTCACGAAGGTGACTACGACTACGACGCCTAGAATCAGTACAATAGTTGTAAATGGTATGATACTTTTGAACCCATCGGAGCCATGCTCTATTCTTGGGACCAAGTCCTTCAGTTAGCCATTCCTTTGGTCCAGGAGAATCCTTAGATTGGATATTGAAGTTTCTGTAATAAGCAGTGAAAGGAGCCTTGGCCCAGTCAGTTTTGATTTGACCACCTCGGGTTGCCCACTGCTCTGCATCCCATAAGGTTGAATAAACTTTCATAGGTTTTGTATTTGCGAATGGGACACCTTTTGTTTCTTGATTCTCGAACGCTCTTATTGGCCTTCCATCTACGAACAGACTGCATTTAAATAACCAAGTATCAGAACCTCTTAGATTAAGTGATCGAATGGTTTAGAAAAGATCTTTTTGgttaagatatcttacataatGCGTTGAGGGTTCCATGTAATAGAGTAAGTGTGGTAATCCTTAGTTGGATCAAACCAAAGTCGAAATTCTTGTTCCCTATTCCCGACACCTTGGACGAAAATGTTGGTATGGAGGGTATATGGGCTTCCACTTGCATTGCCCAAGAACTCAAAATCAACTTCATCGTGGAATTGTCCGGGATCAGACGATAACTGCAACCAACATATAATTGttttacatgtatatatatacctttGCAAATGTAATTCTAACAGCTGATAAGTGGTTGGTGTTGGTCTTTGGAGACTTATAGATCTACTTCAGAGATCCAAGATTGGGCGATTAGGGTTTCTTGAGGAGTATAAATATACTCTCTTTCTTTGTAATCCGTATCTCTAAAATCATAGTAAAATATCATGGCTTGGTAGTGTCCCCACGAATTGGGTAAACGATTCTTGTGTGTTTGTTTGtatttcgtttatcgtaattgcATTATTTCCTAACAGTTGGCAAATACTAAATACATGATAAACGTTTTAAAAGGCGGGGAATGAGATAATTAGATGTTTGATAATATTATTGTAGAAATGATACTTAAGATATCATAACTCATTTTTAATAGCTAATTGTCTCATTAACTTACATAGAAGGTGGTGACGGTGCCAGCAGAGTCACCTGGGATGAGTTTCATTTGCATATCAAACCTTCCAAAGAGGTATTCGTTATTGGATTGGAAACCAGAACCAGAGGTCTTATCGAGgctaagtgaaatttcatttcctCCATTAAGTAACTTACCTCGACCATCTCCCCATGTTATCTCAACATCATTCATACTTCCATACGAAATATTTacaaccaaactcaaaaccatAAATGTTACTATAATATTTAATCCCATGTTTTTTGCTCTTGGAAATAGAGAGTTCATAGTTTCTTCTATGCCCTCTCTATTTCCTTGTTGATCTGTTCTGCTTATTCAACATTTGTCTTTATTTATAAGCATGTGGTAATCTTCAATTACTAattatggattgtattttttgttaatatataCCATTACTTAATTAGATTTCATGGGAAACTCGTAATGCCATACAAAAGTGGTTGTTTTTAATAATAATCCTGCTAAAGATAGACTTGGTTATATGTTAATAATGCAATAAATTACAGATAAAAAATTTGGGAGGATGAAAGGAACTAAATAAAAGTTATCCTCATTTTAATATGTCCATAGAATATTTAAAGGAAAATTTGTTGCGAGTTTAATTAGGCTTTATAACACACAATCCTTAAtttaataaatagaaaatatgacaaTTTTACTAATTAAAGTTTGTTTGAGTATTAAGAGTTTCAAGTCGCTTAAATTAGAAATCTcaatataagttttttttttaaaataaagataTCGAGTTTGACTTATGTACATATGGACAAAAAGTAGTGAAATACAAGAGTTGATTCAGTAAAGGCAACATGAGATATAGTAAGAGGATGATTAGAGTTATGCTCATAATCTTGTAGCAAAATAAGGGCATTATGAGTCCTAGTTGACCTTCTGATAATAGGATGAGGAGTTGAAGTAGCAGAGATAATATGGGATTGTGAAGGAAGAGggaagagaagaggaagaagctaAAGTAATAGGAGAAGACTGTTACgttttaagtgtaattaaaaacacGCGGAATAACACTTTTAATAACCAAACAGTATCACATGAATCTAAGAAATGGACAGAAATCGAAATTACCTTGCACCTTGGATTAAAGGATATTCTTGTTGAAGTTATTCGCTTCACATCAAAACGAGATCAGAAACCACAACTGGCAGTCCCTTTTATGATTACACATGTGAGAACAAGAGTCAGAGTCTGTGTGCTAGCACGAAGAACAAAAACCCAGAGTCCTTCGTTCAAGGCTTGGCCAAAAATCACAAAGCAAATGGAGGCTAGAGCTTTTCTTCCTTTCACATTGTATATTGAATTTTGAGTTACGAAAAATAACTAATATTGTTATTACTTAATCCTTAttagttttaaaattaaaatgaaagacTAATAAATCCAATTATGGCTTCTATTTAATTAAAACCAATTGACAAATTTCCCCTTTGGTGACAAAATATTATCCTTCCATTGGGAGGgacaaaatcaaattttattttgataaatctCTAATTCCGAATTAAATATTATCCTTCCATTTAAATATAAAACCATAACAAATATTATCCTAaagatatttttttataacaaaatttcATTAAATTAAATCTGAAACCAATACATCGATAAGGAAAGGAGGTGTGCATTCCCACACTCCACGAAACACAAAAACTACTGCCTTAGCTAAGCAATGTGCTAGAGAATTTGTTGAACGATTGACATAAAAGATTGACATGTTATCTAACTCTTTAATGAAATTGACACACTCATGAATCACATCAGCCaaatatgataaataatgaccCGCTTTATTAATGACTTGAACAACCGAAAGACAATCTGATTGAACTACCACATTACTTCCACCTAAAAATTTAATCCACGATAATGCGTCCCGAGTTGTTGCCTCTGTCATAACTGTTTTAGTACATCCTGGAATAGGAGAATGATGAGTATATAAGTATTGCCCTTCTGAATCTCAAAGGAGAAAGACAATCGAATTGCAGTCTTATTCTAAAACGTTCCTACATCCATATTGCAATACAGGGAACCCAATGTAGGCTTCTTTCACTTATCGTAAACGAGACCGAAGACGCGAGGAGGTTTCGAGTGGAACTTTTATGCGGACTGCCAATCCACAAACTCCCGCCTGGAAGTTGTGACTATTTAGGCTGGTTGTAGCCATTTACTTTCCCATATCATCGTGTTTCGATTCCATATCCCGTAGATGAGCATCATTATTACCATTGTCTCCATGAGAAAGATGATCAATGGTTTATGGGCATACATCAAGTCCTAACGGACATTAATTGTGCATGGATTGCCCAGCCCAATCCATGACAGTGTCATCTTAAACATGTCATAATCCCGAGCAGAATCACAATATGGGGTGAGGAACGTCTCAATAGAGAAGATAAAAACACTCTACAAGGAcagatttaattttaaattgttaTTTAGCTCTTTGACTATTGGAAGTTTTAACTAaagatatttatttgattttataaTATAGAATATTATAaatctaattatatatatatatatatatatatatatatatataatatctaatcttataggataaataatttattagtcctctcCTTTTTACCTGTATACACCGTTTAatcctcctattttgaaaaacacattataaggtccatgTCTTTTTTCAATGTTAACCTTTTGATTCAtctgccttttttttttttagatttttaaccgatatatttggcataaacagatAGAAATAAAACAATAGAGTAACATGACCATTTTGTATCATACTATGATTGTCCTGAAAACTAAGATATGCTCGgttaaatatcaaaaaatagacaaaatgaccaaagagttaatattgataaaagatagagaccttatagtgtgtttttcaaaatagaggaactaaacaatgtgttacgTAAAAGGCGGAGACTATGAAATAATTTACCCTTATGATATTATGGCATTATGTAGAACATTTCGAGTCAATTTTGATATAATGTTACTATGACATTTTGTCATTATGAAATTTCAACCTTATTAATGTCATTATTACATTCATCAATGACTTATCAAATTTTGATTACCTTACAATTCTATAAATATACACGACATCTTTATATAACATCACAGTTCTTAAAACAACACAATTTCAAACCAAAATGTCGTCTGATAGTAGTACAAAAATAATGACACAAGATGAGAGGATGAGCAAAATAATGGAGGAGGATGAACAAATATCTCTCTATTTACTTGAATAAACAA
The sequence above is drawn from the Euphorbia lathyris chromosome 6, ddEupLath1.1, whole genome shotgun sequence genome and encodes:
- the LOC136232765 gene encoding xyloglucan endotransglucosylase/hydrolase protein 24-like, which translates into the protein MNSLFPRAKNMGLNIIVTFMVLSLVVNISYGSMNDVEITWGDGRGKLLNGGNEISLSLDKTSGSGFQSNNEYLFGRFDMQMKLIPGDSAGTVTTFYLSSDPGQFHDEVDFEFLGNASGSPYTLHTNIFVQGVGNREQEFRLWFDPTKDYHTYSITWNPQRIILFVDGRPIRAFENQETKGVPFANTKPMKVYSTLWDAEQWATRGGQIKTDWAKAPFTAYYRNFNIQSKDSPGPKEWLTEGLGPKNRAWLRWVQKYHTIYNYCTDSRRRSRSHLRECRKRF